One window from the genome of Gambusia affinis linkage group LG14, SWU_Gaff_1.0, whole genome shotgun sequence encodes:
- the LOC122844101 gene encoding fibroblast growth factor 4-like translates to MELVSNGARGAPGLYATLTLSRTKQSIRNARSLVHSSSFTLNKREDAERDGQYLQGIKRLRRLYCNVGIGFHIQVLPNGRITGVHNENKYSLLEISPVERGVVTLYGVSSGLFIAMSDRGKLYGSGSYRDDCKFKENLLANNYNVYESASHPGMYIALSKIGKTKRGNRVTPTMTMTHFLPRT, encoded by the exons ATGGAATTGGTTTCAAATGGTGCAAGAGGAGCACCTGG CTTATATGCCACTCTtacactcagcaggacaaaacagAGCATTCGCAATGCCAGATCATTGgtgcacagcagcagcttcactttGAACAAACGAGAAGATGCAGAAAGAGATGGACAGTATCTGCAGGGAATAAAACGACTTAGAAGACTTTACTGTAACGTGGGCATCGGCTTCCATATTCAGGTCCTACCAAATGGAAGAATAACAGGAgtacacaatgaaaacaaataca GCCTTTTAGAAATTTCTCCAGTGGAAAGAGGAGTTGTGACTTTGTATGGAGTCAGTAGTGGTCTGTTCATCGCCATGAGTGACAGGGGGAAACTTTATGGTTCG GGTAGCTACAGAGATGACTGCAAGTTCAAGGAGAACCTCCTGGCCAACAACTATAATGTCTATGAATCAGCTTCCCATCCTGGAATGTACATTGCTCTCAGCAAGATTGGGAAAACCAAGAGAGGCAACCGTGTGACGCCCACAATGACCATGACACACTTTCTCCCCAGAACATAA
- the ssr2 gene encoding translocon-associated protein subunit beta: MTMMLRVCVLLVVLALTAGEEGARLLASKSLLNRYAVEGRDLTLQYNIYNVGSSAALEVELSDDSFPPEDFGIVSGMLNVKWDRIAPASNVSHTVVLRPLKAGYFNFTSASVSYVAQEGGQVVVGYTSAPGQGGILAQREFDRRFSPHYLDWAAFGVMTLPSIGIPLLLWYSSKRKYDSPKAKKN; encoded by the exons ATGACCATGatgctgcgtgtgtgtgtgctgctggtGGTTCTCGCGCTGACTGCCGGAGAGGAGGGTGCACGACTTTTGGCATCCAAGTCCCTGCTAAACCGCTACGCTGTGGAGGGCCGAGACCTCACCCTGCAGTACAACATCTACAATGTGGGCTCCAG TGCTGCCCTGGAGGTGGAACTTTCTGATGATTCTTTTCCTCCTGAAGACTTTGGAATTGTGTCGGGAATGTTGAATGTTAAATGGGACAGGATTGCACC AGCTAGCAACGTGTCTCATACGGTGGTGTTACGCCCCCTAAAGGCAGGGTACTTTAACTTCACCTCAGCTTCTGTCAGCTACGTAGCCCAGGAAGGAGGACAAGTTGTG gtGGGTTACACCAGTGCCCCTGGCCAGGGGGGCATCTTGGCCCAGAGGGAGTTTGACCGGCGTTTCTCTCCTCACTAT CTGGACTGGGCTGCCTTTGGTGTGATGACTCTGCCTTCTATTGGAATCCCTCTGCTTCTCTGGTACTCCAGTAAGAGGAAATATGACTCGCCAAAAGCCAAGAAGAACTGA